In Deltaproteobacteria bacterium, the following proteins share a genomic window:
- a CDS encoding tetratricopeptide repeat protein, translated as MRMLFLLLPFLVAIGPFSSPKELVEEGNALFLEGNYDEAIEKYDRASEKAEKDGPIEYNKGNALLMKGDLDPALKAYKEGAAYGDDQVKAKSFYNMGNALYGSGKYGEAAEAYKDALRYDPKDLDSKINLEMALKVMEEQEQQEKKDEGEDESGSDSGEEQESEEKEEGDDAQQTPSGNESEKEEEPSPKDEGMKKGDEKEMTKEEASRLLESLGDQNMDLQSMSDMIQGSKPVKVEKDW; from the coding sequence ATGAGAATGCTTTTTCTGCTTCTTCCCTTTCTCGTTGCCATAGGGCCTTTCAGTTCCCCCAAAGAACTTGTGGAGGAAGGGAATGCGCTTTTCCTGGAAGGGAATTATGATGAAGCCATTGAAAAGTATGACAGGGCCTCGGAGAAGGCCGAGAAAGACGGTCCCATCGAGTATAACAAGGGGAATGCCCTTCTCATGAAAGGAGACCTCGACCCTGCCCTCAAGGCTTATAAAGAGGGCGCTGCCTATGGTGATGACCAGGTTAAGGCTAAAAGCTTTTACAATATGGGGAATGCCCTTTACGGTTCCGGCAAATATGGCGAGGCGGCAGAGGCTTATAAAGATGCGCTCCGTTATGATCCGAAAGATTTGGATAGCAAGATCAACCTCGAAATGGCCCTCAAGGTAATGGAAGAGCAAGAGCAGCAGGAGAAGAAAGACGAGGGGGAGGACGAGAGCGGAAGCGATTCGGGGGAGGAACAGGAAAGTGAAGAGAAGGAAGAAGGTGATGACGCTCAGCAAACACCCTCGGGAAATGAGAGTGAAAAAGAGGAGGAACCTTCTCCAAAAGATGAGGGAATGAAAAAGGGAGATGAAAAAGAAATGACAAAAGAAGAGGCAAGTCGCCTTTTGGAAAGCCTTGGAGACCAGAATATGGATTTACAAAGCATGTCTGATATGATACAAGGTTCTAAACCTGTGAAAGTGGAAAAAGACTGGTAA
- a CDS encoding BatD family protein, giving the protein MKKYVSLIFAALLTAALFIPGLCMANEIAIESFVDKKTLMMGDKLTLTVKISGQVIGSLPAPSSLPGHDGFDIGGAPFQSSSFSFVNGRVSASKTMNYILLPRSEGKFLVGEVKLTYKGNEYRSRPIEVTVTAAPKAPQGEEKDEQLSRLSADPLGRVLISSSLNKKQAYLGEGILYTFSFFHKVRLWENPQYDPPVFSDFWSEDLPPQKGTKEVIIKGRRYLRQDIKKVLFPTREGLLTVGSTTFSALLDPFARPITLRTEPIEVEVLPLPGEPEGFSGIAGNFTIEAGVENLKAKEDEPVIVKVKIAGVGNIKAITPPSYEESEFFRGYEPKDSMDISTFNDMISGTKSFEFLFVPLKSGDLKLPVFSFTFFDPAKEKFRTLKTKDITVSVKASAAAGLLKSSEPGALLGNGAARKSLRPIRMKSDLANWNPYSYFQGVYLILILLPPLTLTGIIAARGASRRQEKTSGAVKRAMKALKLAESMSSADDSRDFFSSTSSALIDYFAHKLNMAPASVSKEELGIVLGEARCPEALIERIEKVMTTADMGRFSPTRYSKEEMENFLDEAVNIIRDFDKSGLERKL; this is encoded by the coding sequence ATGAAAAAATATGTGTCCCTTATTTTTGCAGCCTTGCTGACGGCTGCTTTATTTATTCCCGGCCTTTGCATGGCCAATGAAATTGCCATTGAGTCTTTTGTCGATAAAAAGACGCTCATGATGGGTGACAAACTGACCCTTACAGTAAAAATTTCGGGACAGGTCATCGGCTCCTTGCCGGCGCCTTCTTCACTGCCCGGTCACGATGGTTTTGATATTGGAGGAGCGCCTTTTCAGTCTTCCAGTTTTTCCTTTGTAAACGGGAGAGTAAGCGCGTCTAAAACAATGAATTATATTTTGCTTCCCCGGTCGGAAGGTAAATTCCTTGTTGGTGAGGTGAAGCTGACCTACAAAGGGAATGAATACCGTTCCAGGCCAATTGAGGTTACCGTTACGGCAGCTCCCAAAGCGCCGCAAGGAGAGGAAAAGGATGAACAACTTTCCCGTCTTTCGGCAGACCCGCTGGGAAGAGTACTCATTTCTTCATCCTTGAATAAAAAACAGGCCTATCTGGGAGAGGGCATTCTTTATACTTTCAGTTTTTTCCACAAGGTGAGGCTTTGGGAGAATCCCCAGTATGATCCTCCTGTCTTTAGCGATTTCTGGTCAGAAGACCTGCCGCCTCAGAAAGGGACAAAAGAGGTTATTATTAAGGGCCGGAGGTATCTGAGGCAAGATATCAAGAAAGTCCTCTTTCCAACAAGGGAAGGTTTGCTGACCGTTGGGAGTACAACTTTTAGCGCCTTGCTTGATCCCTTTGCAAGGCCCATTACACTCCGTACGGAGCCTATTGAAGTGGAGGTCTTGCCTCTGCCCGGGGAGCCGGAAGGTTTTTCCGGTATTGCAGGAAATTTTACCATTGAAGCCGGGGTGGAGAACCTGAAAGCGAAAGAGGATGAGCCCGTTATCGTTAAGGTCAAGATTGCCGGTGTGGGAAATATTAAGGCCATTACTCCCCCTTCCTATGAAGAATCGGAGTTTTTCAGGGGTTATGAACCGAAGGACAGTATGGATATTTCTACCTTTAACGATATGATCAGCGGGACAAAAAGTTTTGAATTTCTTTTTGTCCCTTTAAAAAGCGGCGATCTGAAACTGCCTGTTTTTTCATTTACTTTCTTTGATCCGGCAAAGGAAAAATTCAGGACCCTTAAAACGAAAGATATTACCGTGTCGGTGAAGGCCTCCGCTGCAGCGGGCCTCCTCAAATCCTCCGAGCCCGGGGCGCTTTTGGGAAATGGCGCCGCCAGAAAGAGCCTGAGGCCCATCCGGATGAAAAGTGATCTTGCTAACTGGAACCCTTATTCCTATTTTCAGGGCGTCTATCTTATATTGATTCTTTTGCCGCCTCTCACCTTAACAGGAATCATTGCCGCAAGGGGGGCCTCCAGAAGACAGGAGAAAACTTCCGGCGCTGTCAAACGGGCCATGAAAGCCCTCAAGCTGGCTGAATCCATGAGTTCTGCCGATGACAGCAGGGATTTCTTTAGCTCAACCTCTTCCGCCCTTATCGATTATTTTGCCCACAAGCTGAATATGGCCCCGGCCTCGGTATCAAAAGAGGAGCTTGGCATTGTGCTTGGTGAGGCCCGTTGTCCTGAGGCGCTTATAGAACGCATTGAAAAAGTGATGACCACGGCCGATATGGGGCGTTTTTCACCAACAAGGTACAGTAAGGAAGAGATGGAGAACTTCCTTGACGAGGCTGTTAATATTATCAGGGATTTTGATAAATCGGGACTTGAGAGGAAGCTATGA
- a CDS encoding DUF58 domain-containing protein, with product MLAKEILKKIRKIEISTRKDVSSLVGGEYHSVFKGRGMEFDEVKHYYPGDQISAIDWKVTARTGNPFVKRFVEERELTVMLVVDASASHDFGSSEKSKKDLIAEVGALLAFSALRNNDRVGLLTFSEDVDLYLPPRKGRAHGMRVIRELVTMSPPAKGTSITKALEYLAKVEKGRSIVFLISDFIDEGYEKELSIISKKHDLLLLRIKDEMESALPLRGLVELEDAETGERFTADPADRDWQDTFAALGAAGEETWQSMTKKMKLDAIDIDTVHPYIVPLRNFFKRRAKRY from the coding sequence ATGCTTGCAAAAGAAATCCTCAAAAAAATAAGAAAAATAGAAATATCGACGAGAAAAGATGTCAGCAGTCTTGTCGGTGGTGAGTATCATTCCGTCTTCAAAGGCCGGGGTATGGAGTTTGACGAGGTCAAACATTACTATCCCGGCGACCAGATCAGCGCCATCGACTGGAAGGTAACGGCGCGAACAGGAAATCCCTTTGTTAAGCGTTTTGTTGAAGAGAGGGAACTGACGGTCATGCTTGTTGTCGATGCCAGCGCATCTCACGACTTCGGTTCATCAGAGAAGAGTAAAAAAGACCTCATTGCCGAAGTGGGGGCGCTGCTCGCCTTTTCGGCCCTTCGTAATAATGACAGGGTCGGTCTGCTTACATTTTCCGAGGACGTTGATCTCTACCTGCCGCCGCGAAAAGGGCGGGCCCACGGAATGAGAGTCATCAGGGAACTGGTTACAATGAGTCCGCCGGCAAAAGGAACATCCATTACAAAAGCGCTCGAATATCTTGCCAAAGTGGAAAAGGGACGGAGTATCGTTTTTCTTATTTCCGATTTTATCGATGAAGGTTATGAAAAGGAGCTTTCCATTATTTCTAAAAAACATGATCTTCTCCTCTTAAGAATAAAGGATGAAATGGAAAGCGCGCTTCCTCTTCGGGGTCTCGTTGAACTGGAAGATGCAGAAACAGGAGAGCGTTTTACTGCCGACCCTGCCGACAGGGACTGGCAGGACACCTTTGCGGCCCTTGGTGCGGCCGGTGAAGAGACCTGGCAATCAATGACAAAAAAAATGAAGCTCGATGCCATTGATATCGATACGGTTCATCCTTATATCGTTCCATTACGAAACTTCTTTAAAAGACGGGCCAAGAGGTACTAG
- a CDS encoding BatD family protein, producing MSKILFSILILLVLLPSPAIAGKLEISSDEKSYRIGDLVTLRIAIEGKGFKLGDVNKKALAPFEYSGREEAFNEESGITTLTVKGHIFKVGDFTIPPFEVKDHEGKSYQSGPVTISVKALLKGDEQGIKPLKPQLEVDEGGPLWPWIAAALILAAIIATILFLNRMRGEDVPHVPFEIIPPHIEALKALERIEGLNLLREGKVKKYYTLVADVLRNFEGKIRGFDAMEMTTEELLHTLEKKGSEDLALLKKFLTDCDMVKFAKYSPPEMDVSALMERAREIIKRDMARQTVSGESSGGVKNMEEESAL from the coding sequence GTGTCGAAGATTCTTTTTTCAATATTGATCCTGCTTGTTCTCCTGCCTTCACCGGCAATCGCCGGTAAGCTGGAAATAAGCAGCGATGAGAAGAGTTACAGAATTGGTGATCTTGTCACCCTGAGAATTGCAATCGAGGGAAAGGGTTTCAAACTGGGAGATGTGAACAAGAAGGCCCTGGCGCCCTTTGAGTATTCAGGCAGGGAAGAGGCTTTTAACGAGGAATCGGGAATAACTACCCTCACTGTTAAAGGGCACATTTTCAAGGTGGGGGATTTTACTATTCCCCCCTTTGAGGTAAAGGACCATGAGGGGAAAAGTTACCAATCAGGACCTGTTACGATAAGTGTGAAAGCCCTGTTAAAAGGTGATGAACAGGGAATAAAACCGCTTAAACCGCAACTTGAGGTAGACGAGGGAGGCCCCCTCTGGCCATGGATAGCGGCAGCCCTTATCCTGGCAGCCATAATAGCCACCATTCTCTTTTTAAACCGCATGAGGGGAGAAGACGTTCCTCACGTGCCTTTCGAAATTATCCCCCCCCATATAGAAGCCCTGAAAGCGCTTGAAAGGATTGAAGGGCTCAATCTTTTAAGAGAGGGAAAGGTGAAAAAATACTATACCCTTGTCGCAGATGTTCTGAGAAACTTTGAAGGGAAAATCAGAGGCTTTGACGCCATGGAGATGACAACGGAAGAGCTTCTTCATACCCTTGAAAAGAAGGGCAGTGAAGACCTGGCATTACTTAAGAAGTTTCTTACCGATTGTGATATGGTCAAATTTGCAAAGTATTCGCCTCCCGAGATGGATGTTTCCGCACTCATGGAAAGGGCCCGGGAAATCATAAAGAGAGACATGGCCCGGCAAACTGTCAGCGGTGAAAGTAGCGGGGGGGTAAAGAACATGGAGGAAGAAAGTGCGCTTTGA
- the purD gene encoding phosphoribosylamine--glycine ligase, whose amino-acid sequence MKVLVIGSGGREHALVWKISKSSLVDKVYCAPGNAGIAEIAETADLSASDIDGLADFAKREAIDLTVVGPEVPLTMGIVDHFEKEGLKIFGPSGAAAELEGSKAFSKAIMKKYGVPTAAYASFTSKKEALDYIDKMGAPIVIKADGLAAGKGVVVAQTLAEAGEAVEAMMGDKAFGAAGEKVVVEEFMDGEEASYLVFSDGKNILPMPTSQDHKAVYDGDKGPNTGGMGAYSPAPVVTEALEKRIIKEIIKPLIDGMAKEGKPYKGILYAGLMMTKDGPRVVEFNCRFGDPECQPIMMRMKSDIIPVLEAVVEEKLHTVTMEWEERKTVCIVMAAGGYPGNYEKGKEISGLNSFKDRQDLVVFHAGTSGREGKIVTNGGRVLGVTALGEGLEEAINLAYDAVKSISWEGVYFRKDIGKKGLARL is encoded by the coding sequence ATGAAGGTCCTCGTAATAGGCAGTGGCGGAAGAGAACATGCCCTGGTCTGGAAGATAAGCAAAAGCTCCCTCGTAGATAAAGTCTACTGCGCGCCGGGGAATGCAGGTATTGCGGAAATTGCGGAAACGGCAGATCTCTCTGCAAGCGACATCGATGGTTTGGCCGACTTTGCAAAAAGAGAGGCCATCGATCTTACCGTCGTCGGTCCCGAAGTGCCGCTTACCATGGGCATTGTCGATCATTTCGAGAAAGAGGGACTGAAAATATTCGGACCCTCCGGGGCCGCGGCAGAACTGGAAGGGAGCAAGGCTTTTTCCAAGGCCATCATGAAAAAGTATGGTGTTCCTACTGCTGCCTATGCGTCCTTTACTTCAAAGAAAGAAGCTCTCGACTATATTGATAAAATGGGCGCCCCCATTGTTATAAAGGCCGACGGCCTTGCGGCGGGAAAGGGTGTCGTTGTCGCTCAAACTCTCGCTGAAGCCGGGGAGGCCGTTGAGGCAATGATGGGAGACAAGGCCTTTGGCGCTGCCGGCGAGAAGGTGGTTGTTGAAGAGTTCATGGATGGTGAAGAGGCGTCCTACCTTGTTTTTTCCGATGGTAAAAACATACTCCCCATGCCCACGTCACAGGACCATAAAGCAGTTTATGATGGTGATAAGGGGCCCAATACGGGAGGGATGGGGGCTTATTCCCCGGCGCCGGTTGTTACGGAAGCGCTTGAAAAAAGGATTATTAAGGAAATTATCAAGCCACTTATCGATGGCATGGCTAAAGAGGGCAAACCTTATAAAGGGATACTCTATGCGGGCCTTATGATGACTAAAGACGGTCCCCGTGTTGTAGAATTTAACTGCAGGTTTGGAGACCCCGAGTGCCAACCCATTATGATGCGTATGAAGAGCGACATTATTCCCGTTCTGGAGGCCGTTGTCGAAGAAAAACTCCATACCGTTACCATGGAATGGGAGGAGAGAAAAACCGTCTGCATTGTCATGGCTGCCGGCGGTTATCCGGGCAATTATGAAAAAGGGAAGGAAATATCAGGCCTCAATTCATTTAAAGACCGTCAGGATCTGGTTGTTTTTCATGCCGGCACATCCGGCCGGGAGGGCAAAATAGTTACCAATGGCGGCAGGGTACTTGGAGTGACTGCCCTTGGTGAAGGGCTGGAAGAGGCCATCAATTTAGCTTACGACGCTGTTAAATCCATCTCATGGGAGGGCGTCTATTTTAGAAAGGATATCGGAAAGAAAGGATTAGCGAGGTTATAA
- a CDS encoding homoserine dehydrogenase translates to MGKETINVGLIGFGTIGAGVVKILQDNAGIIRERLGSELRLTRIADKDIETDRGVTAGKAVAFSTDAGDIINDSDIDIVVELIGGYEPARSFVMAALEKGKRVVTANKALLAVHGAEIFEKAADSGSDIGFEASVGGGIPVIRAIKEGLSANNLGTIDAIINGTANYILTEMTNKGGDFQTVLKRAQELGYAEADPTFDIEGVDSAHKLAILASLAFGTKVVFEDIHTEGISDISKMDIDYATELGYKIKLLAIAKNSDGEIEARVNATMIPKGALLSNVEGVLNAVYVTGDAIGPTMYYGPGAGMMPTASAVVGDIIELSRDIINGISGRVPPLGYKILKDLKMKDIGEVISKYYLRFSIVDSPGVLSKISGILGAHNISISSVLQKGRHEEKAVPLVIITHEAQEKNLRHALTEIDKLDVVMDSTKVIRIEEKLS, encoded by the coding sequence ATGGGAAAAGAGACAATTAATGTCGGGCTTATCGGCTTTGGGACGATAGGCGCCGGTGTTGTAAAAATATTACAGGACAATGCCGGCATCATCAGGGAACGGCTCGGTTCGGAGCTTAGGCTGACCCGTATTGCCGACAAGGACATAGAGACTGACCGGGGTGTAACAGCGGGCAAAGCTGTCGCTTTCTCTACCGATGCCGGTGATATTATTAATGATTCCGACATCGATATTGTTGTCGAACTGATCGGCGGTTATGAACCGGCCAGGTCTTTTGTTATGGCAGCCCTTGAAAAGGGTAAAAGAGTGGTTACCGCCAACAAGGCGCTTCTTGCTGTTCATGGCGCCGAAATTTTTGAAAAAGCGGCCGACAGTGGTTCGGATATTGGTTTTGAGGCGAGTGTCGGGGGAGGGATCCCTGTTATAAGGGCCATCAAGGAAGGTCTTTCTGCCAACAATCTTGGAACTATCGACGCGATTATCAACGGTACTGCCAACTACATTCTGACAGAGATGACAAACAAGGGGGGTGATTTTCAGACGGTATTGAAAAGAGCCCAGGAACTGGGCTATGCCGAAGCTGACCCTACTTTTGACATTGAAGGTGTCGACAGCGCTCACAAACTTGCCATTCTTGCTTCCCTCGCTTTTGGAACAAAGGTCGTTTTCGAAGACATTCACACAGAAGGGATCAGTGATATAAGTAAAATGGATATTGATTATGCCACCGAGCTTGGATACAAAATCAAGCTTCTTGCCATAGCCAAAAATTCCGATGGTGAAATCGAGGCAAGGGTCAATGCCACCATGATTCCGAAAGGGGCGCTCCTTTCTAATGTAGAAGGTGTTCTCAACGCTGTTTATGTGACGGGCGATGCTATCGGTCCTACCATGTATTACGGTCCCGGCGCGGGAATGATGCCGACGGCAAGCGCTGTTGTCGGTGATATTATCGAACTCTCAAGAGATATTATTAATGGAATCTCGGGAAGGGTACCTCCCCTTGGCTATAAGATCCTTAAAGATCTTAAAATGAAGGATATTGGAGAGGTTATTTCCAAGTATTATCTCCGTTTCTCAATTGTTGACAGTCCCGGTGTGCTCTCAAAAATATCGGGAATTCTCGGCGCACATAATATCAGTATTTCTTCTGTTCTTCAGAAAGGGCGTCATGAGGAAAAGGCCGTTCCCCTTGTTATCATTACGCACGAGGCGCAGGAGAAGAACCTGAGGCATGCCCTGACGGAAATTGACAAGCTTGATGTGGTTATGGATTCAACGAAGGTTATAAGGATAGAGGAAAAACTGAGTTAG
- a CDS encoding VWA domain-containing protein, whose amino-acid sequence MRFDDYLLLGLLFLLPLYFRFGWMKPALSYPTVRVVKRVRPSLRMRLKNFPKLLNILALVLIILALARPQLVNREKEVSTKGTDIVLALDISGSMQAEDFKPNNRLYVAKEVLKSFVQGRQSDRIGLVSFAGQAYTQSPLTIDYGILYSLVDDLEIGRYQDGTAIGMAIAEGTKRLKNSEAETKIIILLTDGVNNSGNIDPATAARVAAALSVKVYTVGVGIEGGAPIPVDDPVFGKVYARDRSGNIVRTEMDEETLKAVAKITNAKYFRATDRDSLIRIYGEIDKLEKTDIKIKEYFSYVELYLYFLGAALFLFLFSLLLRSTWLWSFP is encoded by the coding sequence GTGCGCTTTGATGATTACCTTCTTTTAGGACTTCTTTTTCTCCTCCCCCTTTATTTCCGCTTTGGCTGGATGAAACCGGCCCTCTCTTACCCTACAGTGAGGGTGGTCAAAAGGGTCCGGCCATCGCTGCGTATGCGTTTGAAAAATTTTCCAAAACTGCTTAATATTCTTGCTCTGGTTTTAATAATACTTGCCCTTGCCAGACCGCAGCTTGTTAACCGGGAAAAAGAGGTTTCAACGAAAGGAACGGATATTGTCCTCGCTCTCGATATATCGGGCAGTATGCAGGCGGAAGATTTTAAACCGAACAACCGTCTTTATGTTGCAAAAGAAGTGCTGAAAAGTTTTGTCCAGGGGAGACAAAGCGACAGGATAGGACTTGTCTCCTTTGCCGGACAGGCCTACACCCAGTCACCTCTTACCATTGATTACGGCATTCTCTATTCATTGGTTGATGACCTGGAGATTGGGCGCTATCAGGACGGCACGGCCATCGGCATGGCCATTGCCGAAGGGACAAAACGGCTGAAAAATTCTGAAGCTGAAACAAAGATCATTATTCTTCTCACTGACGGTGTAAATAACAGCGGAAATATTGATCCTGCAACGGCTGCCAGGGTGGCGGCGGCGCTGAGCGTCAAGGTTTACACCGTCGGTGTGGGAATAGAAGGGGGGGCTCCTATCCCTGTTGATGATCCTGTCTTTGGAAAGGTCTACGCCCGGGACAGGAGCGGCAATATTGTAAGGACGGAAATGGATGAGGAGACGCTCAAAGCGGTTGCTAAAATAACAAATGCCAAATATTTTCGCGCGACAGACCGCGATTCCCTTATTCGTATCTATGGTGAAATTGACAAGTTGGAAAAGACGGATATTAAGATAAAAGAGTATTTCAGCTATGTGGAACTTTACTTATATTTTCTGGGAGCGGCCCTTTTCCTTTTTCTTTTTTCCTTATTGCTCCGGTCGACCTGGCTATGGTCTTTTCCTTGA
- the purE gene encoding 5-(carboxyamino)imidazole ribonucleotide mutase: MEKGVKVLILMGSDSDLPVMEEAAKALEQFDIGYELTIASAHRSPARASALASGARGKGVEVIIAGAGAAAHLAGVLAAETTLPVIGVPIDSSPLKGMDALLATVQMPGGIPVASMAIGKAGAKNAGIFAAEILSIKYPLIAEKLASYREEMAKGVEEKGNKAGRTFSA; the protein is encoded by the coding sequence ATGGAAAAAGGCGTAAAGGTACTAATATTAATGGGGAGCGATTCTGACCTTCCCGTCATGGAAGAAGCGGCAAAAGCACTTGAACAGTTTGACATCGGTTATGAACTTACCATTGCTTCGGCTCACAGGTCTCCGGCCAGGGCTTCCGCGCTTGCATCAGGGGCCAGGGGAAAAGGTGTTGAAGTGATTATTGCAGGAGCAGGGGCGGCGGCCCATCTGGCAGGCGTTCTTGCTGCTGAGACGACATTGCCTGTAATCGGTGTTCCCATCGATTCTTCCCCCTTAAAGGGCATGGATGCCCTCCTTGCAACGGTTCAGATGCCCGGTGGCATTCCCGTCGCTTCCATGGCTATTGGAAAGGCGGGAGCAAAAAATGCCGGGATTTTTGCGGCGGAAATCCTCTCCATAAAATATCCGCTTATTGCAGAAAAGCTCGCTTCCTACAGGGAAGAGATGGCAAAGGGGGTTGAAGAGAAAGGAAACAAGGCAGGGAGAACCTTTTCAGCCTAA
- a CDS encoding VWA domain-containing protein, giving the protein MNFSNTEWLNLLWLFLPAVLLHFYSEKKYGKFSPSAGPEAGESLIRKKYASLKRGRAFKGLLFLLGLTFLIMAMAGPKWGIKERIVERKGIDIVVAVDLSKSMLSADIAPSRIVRAKMELARLIDSRRGDRIGIVAFAGAAVVACPLTMDYGAAKNFLKSLEAGMIPRGGTDLSGAIKVAARMMEGQAGREKVLVLLTDGEDTTGDPLRSAKEAAENGISVYTLAFGTKDGGPVPVLGKDGKIADYKKDKGGKTVISRVDEKILSEIAKKGGGKSFQGGTALSQLAAELDRKDKSVISSKLFTLMEERFQYPLLLAFILLSLEMLIPLRRKPS; this is encoded by the coding sequence GTGAATTTTTCAAATACAGAATGGCTTAATTTGCTGTGGCTCTTTCTGCCTGCCGTGCTGCTCCATTTCTATTCGGAAAAGAAGTATGGAAAATTTTCCCCTTCGGCCGGTCCTGAAGCGGGGGAATCCCTCATTCGTAAAAAATATGCTTCTCTCAAAAGGGGAAGGGCCTTCAAAGGCCTTCTCTTTTTGCTTGGTCTCACTTTCCTTATAATGGCCATGGCCGGACCGAAGTGGGGAATCAAGGAACGGATTGTTGAAAGAAAAGGGATTGATATTGTTGTTGCCGTTGATTTGTCCAAAAGTATGCTTTCGGCCGATATTGCTCCAAGCAGGATTGTCAGGGCGAAGATGGAACTGGCAAGGCTTATCGATTCGAGAAGGGGAGACCGTATAGGGATTGTTGCCTTTGCGGGGGCTGCCGTGGTTGCCTGCCCCCTTACTATGGATTACGGCGCTGCCAAGAATTTTCTGAAAAGCCTGGAAGCGGGAATGATTCCCCGGGGAGGCACAGACCTTTCAGGAGCAATTAAAGTGGCCGCCCGTATGATGGAGGGACAGGCAGGGCGCGAGAAGGTGCTCGTTCTCCTTACCGATGGAGAAGATACTACCGGTGACCCCCTTCGTTCCGCCAAAGAGGCTGCAGAAAATGGGATTTCAGTCTATACGCTGGCCTTTGGAACCAAAGACGGCGGACCTGTGCCTGTTTTGGGTAAAGACGGGAAAATTGCCGACTACAAGAAGGACAAGGGAGGAAAGACGGTTATATCGAGGGTCGATGAGAAAATATTAAGTGAAATTGCCAAAAAGGGCGGAGGCAAGAGCTTCCAGGGCGGAACGGCCCTGTCTCAACTGGCGGCGGAGCTTGACAGGAAGGATAAAAGCGTCATTTCGTCAAAGCTCTTTACCCTCATGGAAGAAAGGTTCCAGTATCCCCTCCTGCTGGCTTTTATCCTGCTTTCACTGGAGATGCTTATCCCGCTAAGGAGGAAGCCCTCATGA
- a CDS encoding ABC transporter substrate-binding protein, translated as MKKRTFTGIIIAFFIADGLIYFYFPGEKPHKKTASPEKLTPGVEMSILPAALRVAEKKNYFQQEGLHVTIKEFASGKNALATMLNEGGLHMVTVARTSVMFNSFKRNDYTIIASMVYSGIF; from the coding sequence ATGAAAAAACGTACTTTTACTGGAATCATAATCGCCTTCTTTATTGCCGATGGCCTTATTTATTTTTATTTCCCCGGGGAAAAACCTCATAAGAAGACGGCCTCTCCCGAAAAACTTACCCCTGGAGTAGAGATGAGTATTCTTCCGGCAGCCCTCCGGGTGGCGGAAAAGAAAAACTATTTTCAGCAAGAGGGACTTCATGTAACGATCAAGGAATTTGCTTCCGGCAAAAACGCCCTTGCAACGATGTTGAATGAAGGCGGCCTCCATATGGTAACTGTCGCCCGGACGTCCGTCATGTTCAACAGCTTTAAAAGAAATGACTACACCATTATTGCCTCCATGGTTTATTCCGGTATTTTCTGA
- a CDS encoding tetratricopeptide repeat protein: MKIMKKALCALCLLLFTGEAYAGNEGASTEELFSLSNLAYMDGRYDEAIKGYKKMINKGIINPDVYYNLGNAYVKTGEGGYALLNYEKSLELSPGSEDVEYNLSLVKEQLSLTDPSIDASAPWEGIAGIITFARSADLTLFFYIVLFILFSAMLLTGDENRRLKLKKAGTLFTFAALILAAIASYELFRQESLNKGIIVGGKAELYEVPMAQGTPQVEINEGVKVSILASDKQWFKVSTPGGLVGWVSAERVGVI; this comes from the coding sequence ATGAAAATAATGAAAAAGGCATTATGTGCGCTGTGTCTCCTTCTTTTTACCGGTGAAGCTTATGCCGGTAATGAAGGCGCTTCGACGGAAGAGCTTTTTTCTCTTTCCAATCTTGCCTATATGGATGGCAGGTATGATGAGGCAATCAAGGGGTATAAAAAAATGATAAATAAGGGGATCATAAACCCCGATGTTTATTATAATCTCGGCAATGCTTATGTGAAGACCGGTGAGGGGGGCTATGCGTTGCTCAATTATGAAAAATCCCTTGAGCTTTCCCCGGGGAGCGAAGATGTAGAATACAATCTTTCCCTCGTAAAAGAGCAGCTTTCCCTCACTGATCCTTCCATCGATGCATCGGCGCCCTGGGAAGGAATCGCAGGCATTATTACCTTTGCCCGGTCAGCCGATTTGACCTTATTCTTTTACATTGTCCTCTTTATTCTTTTTTCGGCAATGCTGCTTACAGGCGATGAAAACCGCAGATTGAAACTCAAAAAAGCAGGGACTCTTTTTACTTTTGCAGCGCTTATTTTGGCTGCCATAGCTTCTTATGAATTGTTCAGGCAGGAAAGTTTGAATAAGGGGATTATCGTTGGCGGCAAGGCCGAGCTTTATGAAGTTCCCATGGCGCAGGGAACGCCGCAAGTCGAAATTAATGAGGGTGTGAAGGTAAGCATTCTTGCTTCCGACAAGCAGTGGTTCAAGGTTTCAACACCTGGCGGCCTTGTTGGATGGGTTAGCGCCGAGAGGGTGGGTGTTATTTAA